A genome region from Flavobacterium sp. includes the following:
- a CDS encoding PcfJ domain-containing protein, translating into MKPHTAIEKQIVALSESLAPITPEIHSWAEKTIFLKWGVLSRGKFHCLDCGNAWKPESEKQSAKFTACLACKGKLKIHGCNQLHFKEIEYSAVVTCLSDFQIVRIICSTKQMKKNCLSSYSHTEVMQHWINPKGEVRTMSRSTNVFSHAYDAWQYYSPLEIRPKDFQNSPKYRINPYRFYPRLKVLPVLKRNGFKTSFYEVAPQVLLSSLLKDHCAETLLKTRQISWLRYYLESPHQHVLRNWQAVKICLKKNYTVSDFGIWEDYIELLRWFKKDITSALLVCPADLHLEHDRLVEKKQQLLRKKYLVKMRAEIEKAQGLYAEEKKQFFGLCFSGAGITISVLENVSEFMTEGDSLRHCVFTNEYFKKIDSLLFSARIDNKPIETIEVSLSKMEIAQCRGLRNHNSKHHKAIFSLMKKNLYQIRSRMKKKKAEQC; encoded by the coding sequence ATGAAACCGCATACCGCCATAGAAAAACAGATAGTCGCATTAAGCGAATCCCTTGCGCCCATTACCCCCGAAATACACTCATGGGCAGAAAAGACCATTTTTCTGAAATGGGGCGTTTTATCACGTGGAAAATTTCACTGTCTGGACTGTGGAAACGCTTGGAAACCCGAATCCGAAAAACAGTCTGCGAAATTTACGGCTTGCTTAGCCTGTAAAGGAAAACTTAAAATACACGGTTGCAATCAATTGCATTTCAAGGAAATAGAATACAGCGCAGTAGTAACTTGTCTTTCGGATTTTCAAATAGTGCGCATCATTTGTTCGACCAAACAGATGAAGAAGAACTGTCTGTCCTCCTATTCCCATACCGAAGTGATGCAGCATTGGATAAACCCAAAAGGCGAAGTGCGCACCATGTCACGCAGTACAAATGTTTTTTCGCACGCATACGATGCATGGCAGTACTATTCGCCCCTTGAAATCCGCCCAAAGGATTTTCAGAACTCTCCCAAGTACCGAATCAACCCCTACAGGTTTTATCCACGCTTGAAAGTGCTTCCCGTATTGAAACGAAATGGCTTTAAGACAAGTTTTTATGAGGTAGCACCTCAGGTGTTGCTTTCATCATTATTAAAAGACCACTGTGCTGAAACTCTGCTGAAAACTAGGCAGATTTCATGGCTCCGCTATTACCTTGAATCTCCCCATCAGCATGTCCTGCGTAACTGGCAGGCCGTAAAAATATGTCTTAAAAAGAATTATACAGTTTCCGATTTTGGAATTTGGGAGGATTATATCGAACTTTTGCGTTGGTTTAAAAAAGACATAACCTCCGCCCTGCTCGTCTGTCCTGCTGATTTACACTTGGAGCATGACAGATTGGTGGAGAAAAAACAGCAGTTGCTGAGAAAAAAATATCTTGTGAAAATGCGTGCGGAAATAGAAAAAGCGCAAGGTCTGTATGCTGAGGAGAAAAAACAGTTTTTCGGGTTATGCTTTTCAGGGGCAGGAATTACTATTTCAGTATTGGAGAATGTTTCTGAATTTATGACCGAAGGCGACAGCCTGAGACACTGTGTTTTTACCAATGAGTATTTCAAAAAGATAGATTCCCTGCTCTTCTCTGCACGCATTGACAACAAACCAATCGAAACTATAGAGGTTTCTCTTTCTAAAATGGAAATAGCACAGTGCCGTGGTTTGAGGAATCACAATTCAAAACATCATAAAGCTATTTTCAGTTTGATGAAAAAAAACC
- a CDS encoding Cas9 inhibitor AcrIIA9 family protein, with protein MKPSDDFKTAIENYLNTTAQGDSAFAQSLAKETKNIESCCSYIFGEVKKTGLCAFDNQEIFDMALKYYNDDSIGAPAPINCKVVVNQPVKADLFSSAPEMTPQVARPETVVLHTAKPVQQTLTLFDL; from the coding sequence ATGAAACCATCTGACGACTTTAAAACTGCTATAGAGAATTATCTCAATACAACTGCGCAGGGCGATTCAGCCTTTGCCCAAAGCCTTGCCAAAGAAACCAAAAACATCGAGAGCTGTTGCAGTTACATTTTTGGCGAGGTCAAAAAAACAGGATTGTGCGCCTTTGACAATCAGGAAATCTTTGATATGGCACTCAAATATTATAACGATGACAGTATTGGTGCGCCTGCACCAATCAACTGTAAAGTGGTGGTAAATCAGCCTGTAAAGGCTGATTTATTCAGCTCTGCTCCTGAAATGACTCCGCAGGTCGCAAGACCTGAAACTGTAGTGTTGCATACAGCGAAACCCGTACAGCAAACCTTAACACTTTTTGACTTATGA
- a CDS encoding single-stranded DNA-binding protein, with the protein MEITGRITKDALARKVGNKKQVVNFSIAINDSYKPKGSTEYKQITTFIDCSYWLNAKLAEWLKKGALVQLFGRVGLSTYIGHDGSAMGSLTFHINSLKILAFAKKEDTSASAVSAPKKQNSSDDPDDLPF; encoded by the coding sequence ATGGAAATCACAGGACGTATTACAAAAGATGCATTAGCCCGTAAAGTGGGAAATAAAAAACAGGTCGTTAACTTCTCCATTGCCATCAATGACAGCTACAAACCCAAAGGAAGCACCGAGTACAAACAGATTACAACTTTTATCGACTGCTCGTATTGGCTCAATGCCAAACTTGCCGAATGGCTTAAAAAAGGGGCGCTAGTTCAGCTCTTCGGGCGTGTGGGGCTGAGTACTTATATCGGTCACGACGGCTCGGCTATGGGGTCTTTAACCTTTCACATCAACAGCCTTAAGATTTTGGCTTTTGCCAAAAAAGAGGACACATCTGCGAGCGCAGTTTCTGCACCTAAAAAACAAAATTCCTCAGACGATCCCGATGACCTGCCTTTCTAA